In a genomic window of Mycolicibacter heraklionensis:
- a CDS encoding NAD(P)/FAD-dependent oxidoreductase, translated as MGAANRIEGAPRSVIVVGAGIVGLSTAWFLQERGVEVTVVDRVGVAAGSSWGNAGWISPALAIPLNEPANLRFGLRSLLSRTAPLQVPLNAGPALWTFLARFAANSRPAAWRRAVRANAPLSAECIEAYDVLLANGVDAPITDAPITAIFRTSADAERLLDELRRFSEAGQPVFGTELTGAALAERVPLASSAVAAGVQIDGQRFLDPGRFVTALGRAVVQRGGVLHILDVADVAPNGDGVAVTSRDGTTLTADAAVIASGAWLSRLAARWIRVPVRAGRGYSFSVPVDGPVTGPIYLPDARVACTPLNARLRIAGTMEFGDPDAPIVPARVEAIVAAARPLLDGVRWDERTDVWVGPRPVSPDGRPLVGEVCPRTVYVAGGHGMWGMTHGPVTGRLLAEQITTGKQSAVLRDLDPLR; from the coding sequence ATGGGTGCGGCCAACCGGATCGAAGGTGCGCCACGGTCGGTGATCGTGGTGGGCGCCGGCATCGTCGGGTTGTCCACCGCCTGGTTTTTGCAGGAGCGCGGTGTCGAAGTCACCGTGGTCGACCGGGTCGGCGTCGCGGCCGGCTCCTCGTGGGGCAATGCCGGCTGGATCTCCCCGGCACTGGCGATTCCCCTCAACGAGCCCGCCAACCTACGCTTCGGGCTGCGGTCCCTGCTGAGCCGGACCGCGCCGCTGCAGGTCCCGCTGAACGCCGGCCCGGCGCTGTGGACGTTCTTGGCGCGCTTTGCCGCCAACAGCCGCCCTGCGGCCTGGCGCCGGGCGGTGCGGGCGAATGCGCCTCTGAGCGCGGAATGCATTGAGGCATACGACGTTCTGCTCGCCAATGGGGTGGACGCCCCGATCACCGATGCCCCGATCACCGCGATCTTTCGCACCTCGGCCGACGCCGAGCGCTTGCTCGACGAGCTGCGCCGGTTCTCCGAGGCCGGGCAGCCGGTGTTCGGCACCGAACTGACCGGTGCGGCGCTGGCCGAGCGGGTGCCGCTGGCGTCCTCGGCGGTGGCCGCCGGGGTGCAGATCGACGGCCAGCGCTTCCTGGACCCGGGGCGGTTCGTGACCGCGCTGGGTCGTGCGGTGGTGCAGCGCGGCGGCGTCCTGCACATTCTCGACGTCGCCGACGTGGCGCCGAACGGTGACGGTGTGGCTGTGACCAGCCGCGACGGCACCACCTTGACGGCGGATGCGGCGGTGATCGCCAGCGGCGCCTGGCTGTCCCGGCTGGCAGCGCGCTGGATTCGGGTGCCGGTGCGGGCCGGGCGCGGCTACTCCTTCTCGGTACCGGTCGACGGGCCGGTCACCGGGCCGATCTACCTGCCGGATGCCCGGGTGGCCTGCACGCCGTTGAACGCCCGGCTTCGGATCGCCGGCACCATGGAGTTCGGCGATCCCGACGCCCCGATTGTCCCGGCCCGCGTCGAAGCCATCGTCGCCGCCGCCCGACCGTTGCTCGACGGTGTGCGCTGGGACGAGCGCACCGACGTGTGGGTGGGTCCACGCCCCGTCAGCCCCGATGGGCGGCCCCTGGTGGGGGAGGTGTGCCCGCGCACCGTCTACGTCGCCGGCGGGCACGGAATGTGGGGCATGACGCACGGACCGGTGACGGGACGATTGCTGGCCGAGCAGATCACCACCGGCAAACAATCCGCCGTGCTGCGCGACCTCGACCCCTTGCGCTGA
- a CDS encoding PucR family transcriptional regulator, with product MVTLDRLVNVVGSYGVRLRFCSIPRTTRLSSVVMHEVTGERAVVGDVLLAVGARSVKEAVRWAVAAKAVAVLVRDVEDKTSFAGEGESLAVLVVDAAVSWSELAAVVYGLVLEGRETESGRGPTDLFAVADSLAEAVAGAVTIEDQLGRVLAYSRGQRHADPARSATILNRQESEALRELFEKRGVVAHLDLHDEPLFVAADPEYGLTGRMVVAVRAGRELLGAVWVACPAPLRGARLTALADGARTVALHVLRSRASADLERQVESDWVTRLLDEQTEPDDAIALIARLGLPQAPLRVIAVHTRIATQPHAGLLLAFEAVTTGFGWSRPGRSALAPNTVYTLLPAEDAAAARQWVRGLAAALPPHASVLAGISAVATATELAAARREAEECLALHEAGPLDGVPPAYDESWDEVVLRRLHNAARAGRVPTRGPVAELRGHDAAHSTPYVATLRAWLDAQGDLARAAEQLGVHENTVRYRLRKMAEVTPLGLEDPRTRFAAMIELAAGDMSEVNKR from the coding sequence ATGGTGACGCTGGACCGGCTGGTCAACGTGGTGGGCAGCTACGGGGTTCGGCTGAGGTTCTGTTCCATTCCGAGGACGACGCGGCTGAGCAGTGTCGTGATGCACGAGGTGACCGGTGAGCGGGCCGTTGTCGGCGACGTCCTGTTGGCGGTCGGCGCCCGCTCGGTAAAAGAGGCGGTGCGCTGGGCGGTGGCCGCCAAGGCCGTCGCCGTGCTGGTGCGTGACGTCGAGGACAAGACCTCCTTCGCCGGCGAGGGCGAGTCGCTGGCCGTGTTGGTGGTGGACGCGGCGGTGTCCTGGAGCGAGCTGGCCGCGGTGGTCTACGGGCTGGTGCTCGAAGGCCGGGAGACCGAGTCGGGCCGCGGGCCAACGGATCTTTTCGCCGTCGCCGACAGCCTCGCCGAAGCGGTGGCCGGTGCGGTCACCATCGAAGACCAGCTGGGCCGGGTCCTGGCCTACTCGCGTGGCCAGCGACACGCGGACCCGGCGCGTTCGGCGACGATCCTGAACCGGCAGGAGTCCGAGGCACTTCGGGAGTTGTTTGAAAAGCGCGGCGTCGTAGCGCATCTGGATCTGCACGACGAGCCGTTGTTCGTCGCTGCCGATCCCGAGTACGGCTTGACCGGGCGGATGGTGGTGGCGGTGCGCGCCGGCCGGGAGCTGCTGGGTGCGGTATGGGTGGCCTGCCCGGCCCCGTTGAGGGGTGCACGGCTGACCGCACTGGCCGACGGTGCCCGCACCGTAGCACTGCACGTGCTGCGGTCACGGGCTAGCGCTGACTTGGAACGCCAGGTCGAATCCGATTGGGTGACCAGGCTTTTGGATGAGCAAACCGAGCCTGACGATGCCATTGCCCTGATCGCCAGGCTGGGGCTGCCGCAAGCCCCGCTGCGGGTGATCGCCGTGCACACCCGGATCGCCACGCAACCGCACGCCGGGCTGCTGCTGGCTTTCGAGGCGGTCACCACCGGATTCGGCTGGTCGCGTCCGGGCCGCAGTGCGCTGGCCCCCAACACCGTCTACACCCTGCTGCCCGCCGAGGACGCCGCGGCGGCCCGACAGTGGGTCCGCGGCCTGGCTGCCGCCCTGCCCCCGCATGCCAGCGTGCTGGCCGGAATCAGTGCGGTTGCCACAGCCACCGAGTTGGCGGCGGCGCGCCGCGAGGCCGAGGAATGCCTCGCGCTGCACGAAGCCGGCCCGTTGGACGGTGTTCCGCCGGCCTACGACGAGTCCTGGGACGAGGTCGTGCTGCGCCGGTTGCACAACGCGGCACGAGCCGGACGGGTGCCCACCCGCGGGCCGGTGGCAGAGCTGCGTGGCCACGATGCTGCCCACAGCACGCCCTATGTGGCCACGCTGCGGGCTTGGCTCGATGCCCAGGGCGATCTCGCACGGGCCGCCGAGCAGCTGGGCGTGCACGAAAACACGGTCCGCTACCGGCTGCGCAAGATGGCCGAGGTCACGCCACTGGGGCTGGAGGATCCGCGTACCCGATTCGCGGCGATGATCGAGCTCGCGGCCGGTGACATGTCGGAAGTCAACAAACGCTGA
- a CDS encoding MFS transporter — protein MTSDSPAARPRLQREIWILLVANVLIALGYGLVSPVLPVYARHFGVSISATTFLITAFALTRLLFAPVSGLLVQRLGERWVYVAGLLVVSVSTTACAFVQSYGQLLFFRALGGVGSTMFFIAAVGLMIRISPEDARGRVAGLFATAFLLGTVGGPVLGSLTAGFGLSAPFLFYGSVLIVTATGVFVSLRHSHLAEVAESTGPTVSVRAALGNRAYRSALLSNFATGWSVFGLRVALVPLFVTEVLGRGPSFAGLTLAMVGIGNVCAVLPSGQLSDRIGRKGLLIAGLAASGLTTVLLGASASLVVFLVVAYLTGVASGIYGSPQQAVISDLVGNQARAGTAVATYQMMADFGSIVGSLAVGQIAERMSFEWGFAISGGVLLLAALTWLWAPETRASNPIGGIADPTWLGSVDGDAGPAGQRGGQLRGSAEVLFHSEDDAAEQCRDARGDR, from the coding sequence GTGACCTCCGACTCCCCGGCCGCTCGACCGCGGCTGCAGCGGGAGATTTGGATACTGCTCGTCGCGAACGTTCTGATCGCGCTCGGCTACGGGTTGGTGTCTCCGGTCCTGCCGGTCTACGCGCGTCATTTCGGGGTGAGCATCTCCGCGACAACGTTCCTCATCACCGCGTTCGCGCTGACGCGATTGCTCTTCGCGCCGGTGAGCGGTCTGCTGGTTCAGCGGCTGGGGGAGCGCTGGGTCTATGTGGCCGGCCTGTTGGTCGTCTCGGTGTCCACCACGGCCTGCGCCTTCGTGCAGAGCTACGGGCAGCTGCTGTTCTTCCGTGCCCTCGGCGGCGTCGGGTCGACGATGTTCTTTATCGCCGCGGTCGGCCTGATGATCCGAATCAGTCCGGAGGACGCTCGCGGCCGGGTCGCCGGGCTGTTTGCCACGGCGTTTCTGCTGGGCACCGTGGGAGGGCCGGTATTAGGCAGTCTGACAGCGGGTTTCGGCCTCAGTGCGCCGTTCTTGTTCTACGGTTCGGTGCTGATCGTGACGGCCACCGGTGTCTTCGTCAGCCTGCGCCACTCGCATTTGGCCGAAGTGGCCGAGTCGACGGGGCCCACCGTGTCGGTGCGGGCAGCGCTGGGGAATCGCGCCTACCGCTCGGCGCTGTTGTCGAACTTCGCCACCGGCTGGTCGGTGTTCGGTTTGCGGGTCGCGCTGGTGCCGTTGTTCGTCACCGAAGTCCTGGGCCGCGGGCCCTCCTTCGCCGGCTTGACGCTGGCGATGGTCGGGATCGGCAATGTCTGTGCGGTGCTGCCCAGCGGTCAGTTGTCGGACCGGATCGGCCGCAAGGGGTTGCTCATCGCCGGGCTGGCGGCGTCGGGTCTCACGACGGTCTTGCTGGGCGCGAGCGCATCGCTGGTGGTGTTCCTGGTGGTGGCGTATCTGACCGGGGTGGCGTCGGGGATCTACGGGTCTCCGCAGCAGGCCGTCATCTCCGACCTGGTCGGCAACCAGGCCCGCGCGGGCACCGCGGTGGCGACCTATCAGATGATGGCTGACTTCGGGTCGATCGTGGGGTCGCTTGCGGTCGGCCAGATCGCCGAGCGGATGTCCTTCGAGTGGGGTTTTGCCATCAGCGGTGGGGTGTTGCTGTTGGCGGCGCTCACCTGGTTGTGGGCACCGGAGACCAGGGCGAGCAACCCGATCGGCGGGATCGCCGACCCGACGTGGCTAGGCTCGGTTGATGGTGACGCTGGACCGGCTGGTCAACGTGGTGGGCAGCTACGGGGTTCGGCTGAGGTTCTGTTCCATTCCGAGGACGACGCGGCTGAGCAGTGTCGTGATGCACGAGGTGACCGGTGA
- a CDS encoding DUF488 domain-containing protein, whose product MSPKTTFRVARVYDEPRAEDGERILVDRVWPRGFRKDDPRVGHWYKDAAPSSELRRWYNHQPERFDEFVTRYEDELQTAKGAAGFAGLRALARGKKTVTLVTASRDVDGSQAAVLAKLLARQ is encoded by the coding sequence ATGAGTCCCAAAACCACCTTCCGGGTCGCCCGGGTCTACGACGAACCTCGTGCGGAGGACGGTGAACGGATCCTCGTCGATCGGGTGTGGCCGCGGGGCTTCCGAAAGGACGACCCCCGGGTGGGGCACTGGTACAAAGACGCAGCGCCATCGAGCGAACTCCGCCGTTGGTACAACCATCAGCCCGAGCGTTTCGATGAGTTCGTCACCCGCTACGAAGACGAACTGCAGACAGCGAAGGGAGCCGCGGGGTTCGCCGGCCTGCGCGCGCTGGCCCGCGGCAAGAAGACCGTCACCTTGGTGACGGCGAGCCGGGACGTCGACGGAAGTCAGGCGGCGGTATTGGCCAAGCTGCTGGCCCGGCAGTGA
- a CDS encoding PPE family protein, with the protein MNGLWIASPPEVHSALLSSGPGPAALLDAAGAWSALSAEYAAAATELITVLGAVGAAAWHGPSADSYTAAHAPYLQWLTRASIDSARAGAQHEVVAAAYSTALATMPTLAELALNHTVHGVLTATNFFGINTIPIALNEADYARMWVQAATVMATYDAMSGAALASLPGTDRAPPILTADTGTGGDDDEPTDPIEEANRWFWFIFWNIVFWSTFLFIVTIPVRIPIVLPLLINAINDFIASMQVPPEPIIEQQPEPQPAPAVHPIVTRPAHEPVAVAVGVGSGIAGSAGTSASPAGATTTGPAVPVSGAESLAYLVTGGHAEGFGPTLTDRNRSKAPAAGASAAVSTRAPAAGAPLRARRRRRMQMEEYANATMTVGGDDSDSLDDAGAPACSESGAGSLGFTGTAQRSDAAATGLARLRGNAFGTGPAVPLLPETWDHEPDER; encoded by the coding sequence GTGAACGGTCTTTGGATCGCATCTCCTCCGGAGGTGCATTCCGCGCTGTTGAGCAGCGGGCCCGGTCCCGCTGCCCTGCTGGATGCCGCCGGCGCCTGGTCAGCGCTGAGCGCCGAATACGCTGCCGCGGCCACCGAACTGATCACCGTGCTGGGCGCCGTCGGGGCAGCGGCCTGGCACGGTCCCAGCGCAGACAGCTACACCGCGGCGCACGCTCCCTATCTGCAGTGGCTGACACGCGCCAGCATCGACAGCGCCCGCGCCGGAGCCCAACACGAAGTCGTCGCGGCCGCCTACAGCACCGCGTTGGCCACCATGCCCACCCTGGCGGAGCTGGCGCTCAACCACACCGTCCACGGCGTGCTGACAGCCACGAATTTCTTTGGCATCAACACCATCCCGATCGCACTCAATGAGGCCGACTACGCCCGCATGTGGGTGCAGGCCGCCACCGTCATGGCGACCTACGATGCGATGTCCGGCGCCGCCCTGGCGTCGCTACCCGGCACGGACCGCGCGCCGCCGATACTGACCGCCGACACCGGAACCGGTGGGGACGACGACGAGCCGACGGACCCGATCGAGGAAGCCAACCGCTGGTTCTGGTTCATCTTCTGGAACATCGTGTTCTGGTCGACCTTCCTGTTCATCGTGACGATTCCGGTTCGGATACCGATCGTGCTGCCGCTGCTGATCAACGCCATCAACGACTTCATCGCATCGATGCAGGTGCCACCCGAGCCGATCATCGAGCAGCAGCCCGAGCCACAGCCCGCCCCCGCGGTGCACCCGATCGTGACCCGACCGGCCCACGAGCCAGTCGCCGTTGCCGTCGGTGTCGGGAGCGGCATCGCCGGTTCTGCGGGAACATCCGCAAGCCCGGCCGGTGCGACGACCACCGGGCCGGCAGTACCGGTGAGCGGTGCCGAATCGTTGGCCTACCTGGTGACCGGCGGCCACGCCGAAGGCTTCGGCCCCACTCTGACCGACCGCAACCGGTCCAAGGCGCCGGCCGCCGGCGCCTCCGCGGCGGTGTCGACTCGCGCGCCGGCGGCTGGCGCGCCGCTGCGGGCCCGGCGACGGCGTCGCATGCAGATGGAGGAATACGCCAACGCCACCATGACGGTGGGTGGCGACGACAGCGACTCACTCGACGACGCAGGGGCACCCGCCTGCTCGGAATCCGGCGCGGGATCACTGGGGTTCACCGGGACCGCGCAGCGAAGCGACGCGGCAGCAACAGGACTGGCCCGGTTGCGCGGCAACGCATTCGGCACCGGACCGGCGGTACCGCTACTGCCCGAGACCTGGGACCACGAGCCCGACGAGCGGTAG
- a CDS encoding aldehyde dehydrogenase family protein, which yields MTAVQSRAESTITVHNPATGAVSGTVPIDDPETVAAKAAQLVAAQPEWEALGPTGRKRWMLEWQGWILDNADRITEVLISETGKSHVDASLEAVATADAIAYWATHAKEFLADRHPKAHSPIYRVKRFTTAYRPYPLVGVITPWNFPFAMPGLDVPPALAAGAAVLLKPSEVTPLSAVEFVRGWAEIGAPPVLGLTTGYGETGQAVIEHADFLQFTGSTATGRKVAVACAQRLIPYGLELGGKDPAIVLADADLDRAANGIAWGGLFNSGQVCVSVERVYVEAPVYDEFVAKLAARVGEVQQGQDGDTGAMATEAQRDIVARHVDEATAAGARVVTGGKPTGVGTYFAPTVIADVDSSMTCMTEETFGPTLPVIKVADENEAIRLANDSPYGLSATVWTADKRRGERVARRLEVGAVNVNDALVNVFCPGLPMGGWKESGIGYRAGGASGIIKYCRQQAITTPRLPTQKSELLWYPSSKRRMAMTLAVMRAFAARGRRRFGLRPRNG from the coding sequence ATGACCGCAGTGCAATCCAGGGCCGAGTCGACGATCACCGTGCACAACCCCGCCACCGGGGCGGTGTCGGGCACCGTGCCGATCGATGACCCTGAAACGGTGGCTGCCAAGGCAGCCCAACTCGTTGCAGCCCAACCGGAATGGGAGGCGCTCGGGCCGACGGGCCGCAAGCGCTGGATGTTGGAGTGGCAGGGCTGGATCCTGGACAACGCCGACCGCATCACCGAGGTGTTGATCTCCGAGACCGGGAAATCGCACGTCGACGCCAGCCTGGAGGCCGTCGCCACCGCAGACGCCATCGCCTACTGGGCCACTCATGCCAAGGAGTTTCTCGCCGATCGTCATCCCAAGGCGCACAGCCCGATTTATCGGGTGAAGCGGTTCACCACCGCCTACCGTCCCTACCCGCTGGTCGGGGTCATCACGCCGTGGAACTTCCCGTTCGCGATGCCCGGCCTGGACGTGCCGCCGGCCTTGGCGGCCGGCGCGGCCGTGCTGCTCAAGCCCTCGGAAGTGACGCCGCTGTCGGCCGTCGAGTTTGTGCGCGGCTGGGCTGAGATCGGTGCCCCGCCAGTGCTCGGCCTGACCACCGGTTATGGCGAGACCGGTCAGGCGGTGATCGAACACGCCGACTTCCTGCAGTTCACCGGGTCGACCGCCACCGGGCGCAAGGTCGCGGTGGCCTGCGCGCAGCGGCTGATTCCCTACGGTCTGGAACTCGGCGGAAAGGACCCGGCGATCGTGTTGGCCGACGCCGACCTCGACCGCGCCGCCAACGGCATTGCCTGGGGCGGACTGTTCAACTCCGGCCAGGTCTGTGTGTCGGTGGAGCGCGTGTACGTCGAAGCGCCGGTCTACGACGAATTCGTCGCGAAGCTGGCGGCCCGGGTGGGTGAGGTGCAGCAGGGCCAGGACGGCGACACCGGTGCCATGGCGACCGAAGCGCAACGTGACATCGTGGCGCGCCATGTCGACGAGGCGACCGCCGCCGGCGCCCGGGTGGTCACTGGCGGCAAACCGACCGGTGTGGGGACCTACTTCGCCCCGACCGTGATCGCCGACGTCGACTCGTCCATGACGTGCATGACCGAGGAGACGTTCGGGCCGACGCTGCCGGTGATCAAGGTCGCCGACGAGAACGAGGCCATCCGGCTGGCCAACGACTCGCCGTACGGATTGTCGGCCACGGTGTGGACAGCCGATAAGCGCCGCGGCGAGCGGGTGGCCCGTCGGCTGGAAGTGGGCGCGGTGAACGTCAACGACGCCTTGGTCAATGTGTTCTGTCCGGGGCTGCCGATGGGCGGCTGGAAGGAGTCCGGCATCGGCTATCGGGCCGGCGGAGCATCCGGAATCATCAAATACTGCCGGCAGCAGGCAATTACGACGCCGCGGCTACCCACCCAGAAATCCGAACTGCTGTGGTACCCGTCGTCGAAGCGCCGGATGGCGATGACACTGGCGGTCATGCGGGCGTTCGCGGCGCGGGGGCGGCGCCGGTTCGGGCTGCGGCCGCGCAACGGTTAG
- a CDS encoding flavin-containing monooxygenase: MKPTVAVIGAGMSGLCMAIKLQAAGIESYTVFEQAGDVGGTWRDNTYPGLHCDVPSRYYSYSFRPNHQWSKFQSPGPEIHQYLRTCAEEHSLGARIRFNTEATEARYRDGRWWIRTSDGEVEPFDVLISATGILRVPRLPDIPGRDSFAGKMFHSSQWDHLTPLQDKRIGLIGTGSTGVQIVSALGGSVKSLTVFQRSAQWIFPWPNFRYSRPTKALMGRWPAFNQLGHTFWGWIFRTVLGRATVQPGWQRRMVDAVCRWNLRLSVRDPGLRAKLTPVDQPMCKRQIFAGQYYRSVQRSGVDVVTDDIVRIEPQGVVTSGDILHELDVLVFATGFDAHAYVHPLQIVGAGGVSLEEVWADGPRAYRSIGVPGFPNFFMMMGPHSPIGSDSLVPIAEHQADFIMWWIGQMRDGHVISVAPTEVATKEHNEDMKAAMPHTTWVTGCRSWYLGRDGLPELFPWRPERYTELLAKPDTTAFEVHGPTG; this comes from the coding sequence ATGAAGCCCACGGTGGCGGTCATTGGTGCGGGCATGTCCGGGCTCTGCATGGCCATCAAACTCCAGGCCGCCGGCATCGAGTCGTACACGGTTTTCGAGCAAGCCGGCGATGTCGGGGGCACCTGGCGGGACAACACCTATCCCGGATTGCACTGCGATGTGCCGTCGCGCTACTACAGCTACTCGTTTCGGCCGAACCATCAGTGGTCAAAGTTTCAATCGCCGGGTCCGGAGATTCACCAATACCTGCGGACCTGCGCCGAGGAACACTCACTTGGCGCGCGCATTCGTTTCAACACCGAGGCGACCGAAGCGCGATACCGAGACGGTCGGTGGTGGATACGAACTTCTGACGGCGAGGTAGAGCCGTTCGATGTGCTGATCTCCGCCACCGGCATCTTGCGAGTACCGCGCCTGCCTGATATTCCGGGGCGGGATTCATTCGCGGGCAAGATGTTTCATTCGTCGCAGTGGGATCATTTGACGCCGCTGCAGGACAAGCGAATCGGATTGATCGGCACCGGATCCACGGGTGTGCAGATCGTCTCGGCGCTCGGAGGCAGCGTGAAATCGCTGACGGTGTTTCAACGTTCGGCGCAGTGGATCTTTCCGTGGCCCAATTTCCGATACAGCCGGCCGACCAAGGCACTGATGGGCCGGTGGCCGGCGTTCAACCAGCTCGGCCACACCTTCTGGGGCTGGATCTTCAGAACCGTCCTGGGCCGGGCCACCGTGCAGCCGGGTTGGCAGCGGCGGATGGTTGACGCGGTATGCCGATGGAATCTGCGTCTATCGGTTCGGGATCCCGGACTGCGGGCCAAGCTCACTCCAGTGGACCAACCGATGTGCAAGCGGCAGATATTCGCCGGTCAGTACTACCGATCCGTCCAGCGATCCGGCGTTGACGTCGTCACCGATGACATCGTCCGCATCGAGCCGCAGGGCGTGGTCACTTCCGGGGACATTCTGCACGAACTTGACGTGCTGGTGTTCGCCACCGGTTTCGACGCCCACGCGTACGTCCACCCGCTGCAGATCGTCGGCGCGGGCGGAGTCAGTCTCGAAGAAGTGTGGGCCGACGGCCCACGTGCCTACCGGTCGATCGGGGTGCCGGGCTTCCCGAATTTCTTCATGATGATGGGTCCACACTCGCCGATCGGTAGCGATTCGTTGGTCCCGATCGCCGAACATCAGGCCGACTTCATCATGTGGTGGATCGGACAGATGCGCGACGGTCACGTGATCTCCGTCGCGCCCACCGAAGTCGCCACCAAGGAACACAACGAAGACATGAAAGCGGCGATGCCCCACACCACGTGGGTGACGGGTTGTCGCAGCTGGTATCTGGGCAGGGACGGTCTGCCCGAGTTGTTCCCCTGGAGGCCCGAGCGCTATACCGAGCTCTTGGCCAAGCCCGACACAACCGCCTTCGAGGTACACGGCCCCACCGGGTAG
- the smpB gene encoding SsrA-binding protein SmpB, producing the protein MAKKSADKGSKKKPDKQIVASNRKARHNYSILDVYEAGVSLVGTEVKSLRAGQASLVDAYATVDDGEVWLRNMHIPEYHHGTWTNHDPRRTRKLLLHRRQIDMLIGKIRDGNLTLVPLSVYFTEGKVKVELALARGKQAHDKRQDLARRDAQREVTRALGRRAKGM; encoded by the coding sequence ATGGCCAAGAAATCGGCGGACAAGGGCAGCAAGAAGAAGCCAGACAAACAGATCGTCGCGTCGAATCGCAAAGCGCGACACAACTACTCGATTCTCGACGTGTACGAGGCGGGAGTGTCGCTGGTGGGCACCGAGGTGAAGAGCCTGCGAGCCGGGCAGGCCTCACTGGTCGATGCGTACGCCACCGTCGACGACGGGGAAGTGTGGCTGCGCAACATGCACATTCCCGAGTACCACCACGGCACCTGGACCAATCACGACCCGCGACGCACCCGCAAGCTGCTGTTGCATCGACGCCAGATCGACATGCTGATCGGCAAGATCCGCGACGGCAATCTCACCCTGGTGCCGCTGTCGGTGTACTTCACCGAAGGCAAGGTGAAGGTCGAATTGGCGCTGGCGCGCGGCAAGCAGGCTCACGACAAGCGGCAGGACCTCGCCCGGCGTGACGCGCAGCGCGAAGTCACTCGGGCGCTGGGCCGGCGCGCCAAGGGCATGTGA
- the ftsX gene encoding permease-like cell division protein FtsX yields the protein MRFGFLFNEVMTGLRRNVTMTVAMILTTAISIGLFGGGLLVVRLADQSRNIYLDRVESQVFLNPDIAADDPNCEGQACKALREQIETRNDVKSVRYLNADDAYADAIRKFPEFKDVASKDSFPASFIVKLENPEQSKEFDAAMQSQPGVLSVLNQKKLIDRLFAVLDGLSSAAFAVALVQAVGAVLLIANMVQVAAYTRRTEVSIMRLVGASRWYTQLPFLVEAVLAATVGVIIAIIGLIVVRALFLDNALSQFYQAHLIARIDYADILYIAPILLLLGAAMAGATAYVTLRLYVRR from the coding sequence GTGCGCTTTGGGTTCCTGTTCAACGAGGTCATGACCGGCCTGCGCCGCAACGTCACCATGACGGTGGCGATGATCCTCACCACGGCCATTTCGATCGGGCTGTTCGGCGGCGGCCTGCTGGTGGTGCGCCTGGCCGATCAGTCCCGCAACATCTACCTGGACCGGGTGGAATCGCAGGTCTTCCTGAACCCCGACATCGCCGCCGACGACCCGAACTGCGAAGGTCAGGCGTGCAAGGCACTGCGCGAACAGATCGAGACACGCAATGACGTGAAGTCGGTGCGCTACCTCAACGCCGACGACGCGTATGCCGACGCCATCCGCAAGTTCCCCGAGTTCAAGGACGTCGCGAGCAAGGACTCGTTCCCGGCGTCGTTCATCGTCAAGCTGGAAAACCCGGAGCAGAGCAAGGAATTCGACGCCGCGATGCAGAGCCAGCCCGGTGTGCTCAGCGTGCTCAACCAGAAGAAGCTGATCGACCGATTGTTCGCCGTGCTTGACGGACTCAGCAGTGCCGCGTTCGCGGTCGCCCTGGTGCAGGCGGTCGGGGCGGTGTTGTTGATCGCCAACATGGTTCAGGTCGCGGCCTATACCCGGCGCACCGAGGTCTCCATCATGCGCCTGGTGGGCGCCAGTCGCTGGTACACCCAGCTGCCATTCCTGGTGGAGGCGGTGCTGGCCGCGACGGTGGGTGTCATCATCGCGATCATCGGGTTGATCGTGGTGCGAGCACTGTTCCTCGACAACGCGCTCAGCCAGTTCTATCAAGCGCATCTGATCGCGCGAATCGACTACGCCGACATCCTCTACATCGCGCCGATCCTGCTGTTGCTGGGCGCGGCGATGGCCGGAGCGACCGCATACGTGACGCTCCGGCTGTACGTGCGGCGGTAG